From the Montipora capricornis isolate CH-2021 chromosome 2, ASM3666992v2, whole genome shotgun sequence genome, one window contains:
- the LOC138023478 gene encoding ATP-dependent RNA helicase DHX58-like — translation MRTQEKQLLDKRLQDFMEEVIPVELFPYLSCLKPQDKEEIEAKQNNHGPIRATVTLVDRLKRRDRGFANFVQALRKCGSAHTALLLDPYYVIKEDDANEEAPDADGSGPDYTMIGTAIDLAIPGNLLLAGGGEEQAHDCSRLEMSLAERYKDRKSEDNKRIREEFRKRLPQGVVFVNTDKGSIISTFRLSSAKAANELWEMYSKGTFQSMLQDVLMEDALKDDTEKPEKPVELQLKLGKERFEKIRKKLADIERDQERERSLSFPSEPDNGSFAGDADEVDIEIPPVFLGTKANCIGGCELVLRGYQKELAEPAIQGKNTIICAPTNSGKTYVAIEIAKKHLDSFERNADQSKASAAATKASKEQPRVVFIVSTVNLVFQQKERFEAFLGDKYSVGEISGSNCAEIPLKFLLQNNDVVVMTAQILVNSLKAEEEGNRVELKDISLLLFDECHHAHKEHPYNSIMETYLALKSQAGHQHRLPQIVGLTASLGTGKAKSREKAKEHIILVSANLDAEAISTVKNNLEELKRYVNIPSREALFVPKDEQDPFEGIISKVMGNIEAQVKRLKEKSYNCKAPHLDKGGQQYRQWVEQLYKDSVAEGDRYLVTYTEHLREYHIALTLNANTRMKNARKYLTKYFEALDTDKFTETDKKLTQLFHKAMAVLDKHIEKDGEPQNPRLVTLKELILKNYTDVQSQQDKEKESEKSSGEGSGGHEGGEDGADEKTKERDAGNELLNNDEEKKEEGIVGENEASAVVKEPERCLEGVVSKKDTSSDKAGKMPPEDVSGHCSKTQDGTSTEEVGQTIDGAGDLEYAAREQSEVQNEVDTVMEEVNEQGSETNKSTSSDDAEEDKALDEQRAHHPEWEGPKGILFTRTRESTEALLDWIKETEELNAVLRPEYLVGSGDGNIGMTQKEQEEVIKRFKTGEKNLLLATSVAEEGLDISDCNYVIRYDMMGNEISSVQSRGRVRAKDGKYTVLVGHSGAKKRDETNIFRESLMIEGLNLVQVMKPAAFIKTVKEVQRKIIQDRSLKKLVRANQKAEFLPDDVNFRCRKCKEFVCQAHDVRRIKGSHHVIISRDCRDNKVDIREHPNPKNIDGIEMNKKIFCKECHEDWGVTALICSFEWLCIKINSFVVEFPKDDKGDCRRRIFKKWKDLPFAIQEAELEEVLQLGAENAETKDLLDLDL, via the exons AGGACGACGCGAACGAGGAAGCTCCCGATGCTGATGGGTCCGGGCCAGATTACACAATGATTGGAACTGCTATTG atctTGCCATTCCAGGAAACCTCTTGCTTGCAGGAGGAGGCGAAGAGCAGGCCCACGATTGTAGTAGACTTGAAATGAGCTTAGCTGAACGCTACAAAGATCGGAAATCTGAGGACAACAAGAGAATCCGAGAGGAATTTCGAAAG CGTCTTCCCCAAGGCGTTGTGTTTGTTAATACAGACAAGGGATCCATCATTTCCACCTTTCGTCTGTCAAGTGCGAAGGCTGCCAATGAATTATGGGAAATGTACAGTAAAGGGACATTTCAGTCAATGCTACAAGACGTTTTGATGGAAGACGCGCTGAAAGATGACACCGAAAAACCAGAAAAACCAGTGGAGTTACAACTAAAACTGGGTAAAGAGCGTTTTGAAAAAATTCGCAAGAAACTTGCAG ACATTGAACGTGATCAAGAAAGAGAGAGGTCGCTCAGCTTCCCTAGTGAACCAG ATAATGGAAGCTTTGCAGGCGATGCTGACGAAGTTGACATAGAGATTCCTCCAG TTTTCCTGGGAACCAAGGCAAACTGTATTGGTGGGTGTGAGCTTGTGTTGAGAGGATATCAAAAGGAGTTGGCAGAGCCAGCCATCCAAGGCAAAAATACCATCATCTGTGCGCCCACTAACAGCGGAAAAACTTATGTCGCTATTGAAATCGCTAAAAAGCACCTGGATTCGTTCGAGAGAAATGCAGACCAGTCAAAAGCATCAG CCGCAGCAACGAAAGCCAGCAAAGAGCAACCAAGGGTGGTGTTCATTGTCAGCACAGTGAACCTTGTTTTTCAGCAAAAAGAGCGATTTGAAGCTTTTCTAGGAGATAAATACTCAGTGGGAGAAATTTCAGGGTCGAATTGTGCGGAGATCCCGCTCAAATTCCTTCTTCAGAATAACGATGTGGTAGTGATGACCGCTCAGATTCTGGTGAACTCGCTGAAGGCTGAAGAAGAAGGGAATCGAGTGGAGCTGAAAGACATCAGTTTGTTGTTATTTGATGAATGCCATCATGCTCACAAAGAGCACCCGTACAACAGTATCATGGAGACGTATTTGGCCTTGAAGTCTCAAGCTGGACATCAGCACAGACTACCACAG ATTGTAGGGCTGACAGCTTCCCTTGGTACAGGTAAAGCCAAGAGTCGGGAGAAGGCAAAAGAGCATATCATTCTTGTTTCTGCGAACTTGGACGCCGAAGCCATTTCAACAGTGAAGAACAATCTGGAGGAACTCAAAAGATACGTCAACATTCCTTCGAGAGAAGCACTTTTTGTGCCCAAAGATGAGCAGGATCCATTCGAGGGGATCATCTCTAAG GTCATGGGGAATATTGAGGCTCAGGTAAAGAGGTTGAAAGAAAAATCTTACAATTGCAAGGCTCCGCACTTAGATAAGGGTGGTCAGCAGTATCGACAATGGGTGGAGCAACTCTACAAAGATTCAGTGGCAGAAGGGGATAGATACTTAGTGACCTACACAGAACATCTCAGAGAGTACCAcatcgcgttgaccttgaacgCAAACACGCGTATGAAGAACGCCAGGAAGTACCTCACAAAATACTTTGAAGCGTTGGACACAGACAAGTTTACAGAAACTGACAAGAAATTGACGCAGCTTTTCCACAAGGCAATGGCGGTGTTGGACAAGCACATCGAAAAAGATGGCGAGCCTCAAAATCCGCGACTCGTTACACTAAAAGAATTGATTTTGAAGAACTACACGGATGTCCAAAGCCAACAAGATAAGGAAAAAGAATCTGAAAAAAGCAGTGGTGAAGGTAGCGGTGGACATGAGGGAGGGGAAGATGGTGCTGACGAGAAAACAAAGGAACGTGACGCTGGGAATGAATTGCTGAATAACGAtgaagaaaagaaggaagaGGGCATCGTTGGTGAAAACGAAGCGAGTGCCGTAGTAAAGGAGCCTGAAAGATGCCTTGAAGGTGTCGTTTCAAAGAAAGATACGTCATCAGATAAGGCGGGGAAGATGCCTCCCGAGGACGTCAGTGGTCACTGTTCGAAGACACAAGATGGCACGAGCACCGAAGAGGTCGGTCAGACAATTGATGGTGCTGGTGACCTGGAATACGCTGCCAGGGAACAATCTGAAGTCCAAAACGAAGTAGATACTGTGATGGAAGAAGTGAACGAACAAGGATCCGAGACCAACAAGAGCACTTCATCTGACGATGCAGAAGAGGACAAGGCTCTAGATGAACAGCGAGCCCACCATCCAGAATGGGAGGGTCCTAAAGGCATTTTATTCACCAGAACTCGCGAGTCTACTGAAGCCTTATTAGACTGGATCAAGGAAACCGAGGAACTAAACGCTGTCCTCAGGCCCGAATATCTTGTTGGTAGCGGAGATGGAAACA TCGGGATGACTCAGAAAGAGCAGGAAGAAGTTATCAAGCGATTCAAAACAGGAGAAAAGAACCTTCTCTTGGCGACCAGCGTGGCTGAAGAAGGGTTGGACATCAGTGACTGTAACTATGTCATCCGTTATGACATGATGGGTAATGAGATCTCCTCTGTGCAGTCCAGGGGACGTGTCAG AGCAAAAGATGGCAAGTACACCGTGTTGGTGGGTCATTCAGGAGCTAAGAAAAGGGATGAGACTAACATCTTTCGAGAAAGCTTAATGATCGAGGGTCTCAATCTAGTACAGGTGATGAAGCCAGCGGCGTTCATTAAGACG GTCAAGGAGGTTCAACGAAAGATTATCCAGGATCGCTCTCTCAAGAAGCTGGTGCGTGCCAATCAGAAGGCAGAATTTTTACCAGATGACGTGAACTTCCGCTGTCGAAAGTGCAAAGAGTTTGTATGCCAAGCACACGATGTCCGTCGCATTAAAGGAAGTCACCATGTTATCATAAGCCGTGACTGTCGTGACAATAAG GTGGACATAAGAGAACATCCGAATCCAAAGAACATCGATGGTATCGAAATGAATAAGAAGATTTTCTGCAAGGAATGCCATGAGGACTGGGGGGTCACTGCTCTCATTTGTTCCTTTGAATGGCTGTGCATCAAGATCAACAGCTTTGTAGTGGAGTTCCCGAAAGATGACAAAGGTGATTGTCGCCGGAGAATCTTCAAAAAGTGGAAAGATCTGCCGTTTGCTATCCAAGAAGCTGAGCTGGAAGAGGTTCTACAGCTTGGTGCCGAAAACGCGGAGACAAAAGACTTATTGGACCTGGACTTATGA